One window of the Tachypleus tridentatus isolate NWPU-2018 chromosome 10, ASM421037v1, whole genome shotgun sequence genome contains the following:
- the Bem46 gene encoding abhydrolase domain containing 13-like protein Bem46, with protein sequence MTSFSQMKNTFVCASRETDRITDEKFKATTNSDTGSAAYKISLNDNVRKLKTNPEQNPDFATITVVTKIVLFILKKCWIMCGASVMVIFVIYWYYGSFLALGLLFFALTGILYQVGDWLLYHPDQPPHSRLYVPAPAMFGLPGENIYITSSDGVRINLLLVKQDHSLFGQVPTILYLHGNAGNIGHRLANVRGLYHSCGCNVLLVEYRGYGHSDGTPSEEGLYFDAQAGLKFLLQYPGIDRSKIIVFGRSLGGAVAVDLASRPEYGKHIMALVLENTFTSIPDIGRVLFNWRIVKCFPMWFFKNQFQSKEKIKKVQLPTLFISGLADFLIPPHMIQELYKNSRSPVKRLATFESGTHNETWQCSGYYRTLNLFFDDVMVLRHQQGDSCQWPAQDVCVHVPAEVL encoded by the exons ATGACATCATTTTCtcaaatgaaaaatacttttgtgtGTGCTTCACGCGAAACTGACAGGATAACAGATGAAAAGTTCAAAGCGACAACAAACAGTGATACTGGTAGTGCGGCGTACAAAATATCGTTGAATGACAATGTACGAAAGTTGAAAACAAATCCAGAACAAAATCCCGATTTTGCAACAATCACTGTTGTAACCAAGATAGTCCTTTTCATTCTGAAAAAATGTTGGATAATGTGCGGGGCCTCAGTTATGgtgatatttgttatttattggtATTATGGGAGTTTTCTTGCTCTTGGTTTGCTGTTCTTTGCCCTGACAG GAATATTGTATCAAGTTGGAGACTGGCTGCTGTACCACCCTGATCAGCCTCCACATTCCAGACTCTACGTTCCAGCACCAGCAATGTTTGGTTTACCGGGAGAAAATATCTATATTACTTCCAGTGATGGGGTTAGGATCAACTTACTTCTAGTAAAACAGGACCATTCTCTATTTGGACAAGTTCCAACAATACTCTACCTTCATGGCAATGCAGGCAATATTGGACACAG GTTGGCCAATGTACGAGGCTTATATCATTCCTGTGGGTGTAATGTGTTACTAGTGGAGTACAGAGGATATGGCCATAGTGATGGAACTCCTAGTGaagaag GGCTGTATTTCGATGCTCAGGCTGGATTAAAGTTTCTACTTCAGTATCCTGGAATAGACCGATCCAAGATAATCGTATTTGGACGGTCTCTTGGAGGAGCAGTTGCAGTTGATTTGGCAAGCCGTCCTGAGTATGGTAAACATATTATGGCTTTAGTCCTGGAGAACACTTTCACCAGTATCCCTGACATTGGACGAGTGCTGTTTAATTGGAGGATTGTAAAATGTTTTCCCATGTGGTTTTTTAAAAATCAG TTTCAatctaaagagaaaataaaaaaagtacaaCTTCCTACTTTATTTATCTCTGGATTGGCAGACTTTCTCATCCCTCCACATATGATACAAGAACTTTATAAA AACTCGAGAAGTCCAGTGAAAAGACTCGCCACTTTTGAATCGGGGACCCACAATGAAACTTGGCAGTGTAGTGGTTATTACAGaacattaaacttattttttgatGAT